The following are from one region of the Quercus robur chromosome 1, dhQueRobu3.1, whole genome shotgun sequence genome:
- the LOC126688624 gene encoding uncharacterized protein LOC126688624, which translates to MCEQEAESIAHSLLLCNSARQVWNKWEGCPVNLDDNCWDFSEAAMRILNAGTARDLELFIVVAWSIWYNRNQKCFEDKFHSPNQVWHHAKRMISEHKEAAALLNGRHALEGSRWMAPPLDFHKINVDGASSDDGRRSSIGVVIRNCKGEAVAALSKVLPGQYTSLETEFIALQEGVLLARELKLPHVIIESDSLIAIQSLQALNIEGGVGHLCQGILNLMDSFKSWNFKHLKRDYNKVAHDLAQYARQNGMSQVWKGVSPPMVQHLITLDCVAASHM; encoded by the coding sequence ATGTGTGAACAGGAGGCTGAGTCTATTGCACACTCCCTGCTGCTATGCAATTCTGCTAGGCAAGTTTGGAATAAATGGGAGGGCTGCCCAGTGAATTTGGATGATAATTGCTGGGATTTTTCTGAAGCCGCGATGAGAATCCTCAATGCTGGAACTGCCCGAGACTTGGAGCTCTTTATTGTTGTTGCTTGGTCCATCTGGTATAACAGGAACCAAAAGTGTTTTGAAGACAAGTTCCACTCACCCAACCAGGTTTGGCACCACGCGAAGAGGATGATCTCTGAACATAAAGAAGCTGCTGCCTTACTCAATGGGAGACATGCCCTTGAAGGATCAAGATGGATGGCCCCCCCACTAGATTTCCACAAAATTAACGTGGATGGTGCATCGTCGGATGATGGCAGAAGGTCAAGCATAGGGGTGGTTATCAGGAATTGTAAGGGAGAAGCAGTGGCAGCCCTTAGCAAAGTGCTCCCTGGACAGTACACGAGTCTTGAAACTGAGTTTATAGCATTACAAGAGGGAGTTCTGCTGGCTAGAGAACTAAAGCTACCACATGTCATCATTGAATCTGATTCTCTCATTGCTATCCAAAGCCTACAAGCTCTTAATATTGAAGGTGGTGTTGGTCATCTATGCCAAGGTATATTAAACCTTATGGACTCCTTCAAAAGCTGGAATTTTAAGCACTTGAAAAGGGACTACAACAAGGTTGCACATGATCTTGCTCAATATGCTAGACAAAATGGTATGAGTCAGGTTTGGAAAGGAGTCTCACCTCCTATGGTGCAGCACCTCATCACTCTAGATTGTGTTGCAGCATCTCATATGTAG
- the LOC126725819 gene encoding protein-tyrosine sulfotransferase, which yields MRRMVHPTLKLMLLLLMLLGLVSILVNASSIQSDFGHCDRVVKRWAFSSLDQEIKEDRHTLRDLLFFLHVPRTGGRTYFHCFLRKLYSNNLECPRSYDKLRFDPSKTKCRLLVTHDDYSMMSKLPNQRTSVVTILRNPVDRVFSTYEFSIEVAARFLLHPNLSSLIQMSARMRSETRGVSTLDIWPWKYLVPWMREDLFARRDARIQKGSRDIKSNFSYDIEDIVMPLHKYINDPVAHDIIHNGATFQVAGLTNNSYLAESHEVRHCVQKYKILGDHVLQVAKNRLDNMLYVGLTEEHKESATMFANVVGAQVISQLRASNTSMKSVSNKKSEQSPSFLDSDPDNNDHQNSSSDQNAGHLASNEDGEAMKENMTVEDLMEAYEGCISSLRKSQAARRTSSLKRISPANFSKEERLQVPEMLLEQIRSLNHLDLELYKYAQEIFEKRHKHTMEKLVTAEMWESMFNNSYGGVFWKVFPLVMTIILLFCLFVLFVNARRRTSKVKI from the exons ATGAGGAGGATGGTTCATCCTACTCTAAAGTTGATGTTGTTGCTGTTGATGCTTCTTGGATTGG TTTCAATACTAGTAAATGCCTCTTCTATCCAGAGTGATTTTGGGCACTGTGACAGAGTTGTAAAAAGGTGGGCATTTTCCTCACTTGATCAGGAAATCAAAGAAGACCGGCACACACTGCGGGACTTGCTGTTTTTTCTCCATGTCCCAAGAACAGGAGGCCGCACATATTTCCATTG CTTCTTGAGAAAGTTGTACTCTAACAATCTTGAATGCCCCCGTTCTTACGACAAGCTGCGGTTTGATCCAAg CAAGACAAAATGTAGGCTTTTGGTTACTCATGATGACTATAGCATGATGTCCAAGCTTCCAAATCAAAGAACTTCTGTGGTGACAATACTTAGGAATCCAGTTGATCGGGTTTTCAGTACTTATGAATTTTCAATTGAGGTGGCAGCTAGATTTTTGTTGCATCCTAACTTAAGTTCCCTGATACAAATGTCTGCGCGCATGCGTTCTGAGACTAGGGGAGTCAGCACACTGGATATTTGGCCATGGAAGTATCTGGTTCCCTGGATGAGAGAAGACCTCTTTGCTCGG AGAGATGCTAGAATACAAAAGGGCTCACGTGACATTAAGAGCAATTTTTCATATGACATTGAGGATATTGTTATGCCATTACATAAATACATCAATGATCCTGTAGCCCATGATATCATTCACAATGGAGCCACATTCCAG GTTGCAGGATTGACAAACAACTCTTATCTAGCAGAATCACATGAGGTGCGCCATTGTGTACAAAAGTATAAAATTCTTGGTGACCATGTGCTTCAAGTTGCGAAG AATAGATTGGACAATATGTTATATGTTGGTCTCACTGAAGAACACAAAGAATCTGCTACAATGTTTGCAAACGTGGTTGGTGCACAGGTGATTTCCCAACTGAGAGCATCAAACACCAGTATGAAGAGTGTATCTAACAAAAAATCAG AACAGAGCCCTTCGTTCTTGGATTCTGATCCTGATAACAATGACCATCAG AATAGCAGCTCTGACCAAAATGCAGGTCACCTTGCTTCAAATGAAGATGGTGAAGCaatgaaagaaaat ATGACTGTGGAAGACCTTATGGAAGCCTATGAAGGGTGCATCTCTAGTTTAAGGAAATCCCAAGCAGCTCGGCGCACTTCTTCTTTGAAGAGAATTTCCCCTGCAAACTTTTCGAAGGAG GAACGTCTTCAGGTTCCTGAAATGCTCCTGGAGCAGATAAGATCACTTAACCACCTTGATTTGGAGCTCTACAAGTATGCTcaagaaatttttgaaaagcGACACAAACATACAATGGAGAAGCTTGTTACTGCT GAGATGTGGGAGAGCATGTTTAACAACTCATATGGCGGTGTGTTTTGGAAAGTCTTCCCGTTAGTCATGACCATTATCTTACTCTTTTGTCTATTTGTTCTTTTTGTAAATGCAAGAAGAAGAACATCAAAAGTTAAGATATAA